A genomic stretch from Corynebacterium faecale includes:
- a CDS encoding class I SAM-dependent methyltransferase: MAQEHHHHNHEDGPGILATPEEADALYAGAEQVWSGNPNQALLAYLGQEPARGSALDIGCGEGADLVWLAGRGWEVTGIDFSPTAVARARALLRDTLTTDQQAAVLEVSFTEFAIESGRTFDLVTCSYGQIPANETSLRQLEGLVAPGGTLFFAHHDIEAESIAMPRWIAENLSDDFTVTVLETFERDVRTGAGAHHHADIVIRAEKR; encoded by the coding sequence ATGGCACAGGAACACCATCACCACAACCATGAGGACGGGCCAGGTATTCTGGCCACCCCCGAAGAGGCTGATGCCCTGTACGCCGGTGCTGAACAGGTATGGAGCGGCAATCCCAACCAGGCGCTCCTGGCATACCTGGGTCAGGAACCTGCCCGCGGTTCGGCCCTGGATATCGGTTGCGGTGAGGGTGCAGACCTGGTGTGGCTTGCCGGCCGCGGCTGGGAGGTCACCGGTATTGATTTTTCCCCCACTGCGGTTGCGCGGGCCCGCGCGCTTCTCCGCGACACCCTGACCACTGATCAGCAAGCTGCTGTTCTCGAGGTCTCCTTCACCGAGTTCGCCATCGAATCAGGCCGTACCTTCGACCTGGTGACCTGCTCCTATGGGCAGATCCCCGCCAATGAGACCTCCCTGCGTCAGCTGGAAGGGCTGGTGGCACCCGGTGGCACCCTGTTTTTCGCCCATCACGATATCGAGGCGGAATCCATCGCCATGCCACGGTGGATCGCGGAGAACTTAAGCGATGATTTCACAGTGACCGTCCTGGAGACTTTCGAGCGCGATGTCCGCACCGGCGCCGGTGCACACCACCACGCTGACATCGTGATCCGGGCGGAGAAACGCTAG
- a CDS encoding fumarylacetoacetate hydrolase family protein codes for MRFGRIATPDGMCFCTIEGEGDDVANLTAKEIEGTPFTEVKHTGREWPLQDVRLLAPMLPSKVVAIGRNYADHVAEVFKESAEHLPPTLFLKPPTSVTGPGAPIRIPDFATKVEFEGELAVVISKPCKNVKAEDWKSVVLGFTIVNDVSSRDLQFADGQWARAKGIDTFCPLGPWIESDIDSFDLDNLPIKARLTRDGETQLKQDSNSTQMIMKMGQIIEFITASMTLLPGDVICTGSPAGTEAMVNGDVIEIEIPGLGKLGNPVVDA; via the coding sequence CTGACCGCCAAGGAGATTGAAGGCACCCCCTTCACCGAGGTCAAGCACACCGGCCGCGAATGGCCACTGCAGGATGTACGTCTGCTCGCCCCGATGCTGCCCAGCAAGGTCGTGGCCATCGGCCGCAACTACGCCGATCACGTCGCGGAAGTGTTCAAAGAATCAGCCGAGCACCTGCCTCCGACCCTGTTCCTCAAGCCCCCGACATCAGTCACCGGACCGGGCGCACCCATCCGTATCCCGGATTTCGCCACCAAGGTTGAGTTCGAGGGTGAGCTCGCGGTGGTCATCTCTAAGCCCTGCAAGAATGTCAAGGCTGAAGACTGGAAGTCTGTTGTTCTCGGCTTCACCATCGTCAATGATGTCTCCTCCCGTGACCTGCAGTTCGCCGATGGTCAGTGGGCACGCGCCAAGGGCATTGACACCTTCTGCCCACTCGGCCCGTGGATTGAATCCGATATCGACAGCTTCGATCTGGACAACCTGCCGATCAAGGCCCGTCTGACCCGCGATGGTGAGACCCAGCTCAAGCAGGATTCCAACTCCACACAGATGATCATGAAGATGGGCCAGATCATCGAATTCATCACCGCTTCCATGACTCTGCTGCCCGGCGATGTCATCTGCACCGGTTCCCCTGCCGGCACTGAAGCCATGGTCAACGGCGATGTCATTGAGATTGAGATCCCCGGCCTGGGCAAGCTTGGAAACCCGGTGGTGGACGCCTAA